In Rissa tridactyla isolate bRisTri1 chromosome 8, bRisTri1.patW.cur.20221130, whole genome shotgun sequence, one genomic interval encodes:
- the LOC128913908 gene encoding major facilitator superfamily domain-containing protein 1-like, which produces MAVAAERGSYRFVVLLFNCLLTFGSYFCFDIPSVLQEQFQGNLTCPNGTHHNSTRHNGTLECVEGLGMTPAQYNLLYAIYAWTNAVVVILAGFLTDKLGNRFGVFVFSLLTVLGSSIFALGSHFKGSPYLLPMMLTGRLLFGSGNGSLTIVQNRITAFWFKGKELALAFGLTLSFSRLGSVLNFFFTQQFEAKFGMQWTLWGGTLLCVLGFVSALTVSALDKMGMKQLGLDGVIQQESKKVRIQDIRRLPLRYWLLVLTIMFFYNGVFPFVADASKFIQDKYSGYSQQAAAYIAGAVYDSSLLLSAAVGILIDYVGLRGVFAVGCAALTLPVFALLAFTFVPPLVCTIGLGITYSFAAASMWPSIPLVVPQATLGTAMGLATSVQMVGVGLSNLIVGHILGTKSSELKIPLWRWQQMMIFMLANTIACIAASVSLNVVDKKQGGTLNRTRKGAPVEQEDRDPADAAPLLDDDPGNKGSVS; this is translated from the exons ATGGCGGTGGCGGCGGAGAGGG GCTCCTACAGGTTCGTGGTGCTGCTCTTCAACTGCCTCCTCACCTTCGGCTCCTACTTCTGCTTCGACATCCCCAGCGTCCTGCAGGAGCAGTTCCAGGGG AACTTGACCTGCCCCAATGGAACCCATCATAACAGCACCAGGCATAATGGCACGCTGGAGTGTGTTGAAGGCTTGGGAATGACACCTGCACAATACAATTTGCTGTACGCGATCTATGCTTGGAC GAATGCGGTAGTGGTTATTCTGGCTGGATTCCTGACTGATAAACTAGGAAATCGCT ttggtgtctttgttttctctctgctgactgtGCTGGGATCATCAATCTTTGCTCTAGGCTCACATTTCAAGGGGTCACCATACCTCCTACCCATGATGCTAACAGGAAGACTGCTCTTTGGCTCTGGGAATGGGTCGCTTACTA TTGTGCAGAATCGTATCACAGCCTTCTGGTTCAAGGGGAAGGAACTGGCACTGGCGTTTGGACTGACTCTGTCTTTCTCCCGTCTTGGGAGCGTCCTCAACTTCTTCTTCACCCAGCAGTTTGAGGCAAAATTTGGAATGCAGTGGACACTCTGGGGAG GTACCCTGCTCTGCGTGCTCGGTTTTGTTTCAGCCCTCACCGTCAGCGCACTAGATAAAATGGGCATGAAGCAACTGGGCTTGGATGGGGTTATCCAGCAAGAGTCCAAAAAAGTG CGGATTCAGGACATCCGTCGACTTCCCCTTCGCTACTGGCTCCTGGTCCTCACCATTATGTTCTTCTACAACGGAGTCTTCCCCTTTGTGGCAGATGCCAG caagttTATCCAGGATAAATATTCTGGTTACAGTCAGCAGGCAGCCGCGTATATTGCTGGGGCAGTGTACgacagctccctcctcctctctgcagcagTTGGCATATTAATT GACTACGTTGGACTGAGGGGCGTCTTTGCCGTCGGCTGCGCTGCGTTGACTCTGCCAGTCTTCGCTCTCCTGGCGTTCACGTTCGTTCCTCCGTTAGTCTGTACCATCGGGTTGGGGATTACTTACTCCTTTGCTGCT GCTAGTATGTGGCCGTCCATACCTCTTGTGGTCCCCCAAGCAACTTTAGGGACAGCTATGGGGCTTGCAACTTCCGTGCAGATGGTTGGAGTTGGCCTTTCCAATCTGATTGTTGGCCACATTCTAGGAACAAAGTCCAG TGAGTTAAAGATCCCCCTGTGGCGCTGGCAACAGATGATGATCTTTATGTTGGCAAACACTATTGCGTGCATTGCTGCCTCCGTTAGCCTCAATGTTGTGGACAAGAAACAG GGTGGGACACTGAACCGAACAAGAAAGGGCGCACCTGTGgagcaggaggacagagacccTGCAGATGCAGCACCGCTCCTCGACGATGACCCCGGAAACAAAGGCTCTGTCAGCTGA